The Halobellus sp. MBLA0158 genome has a window encoding:
- a CDS encoding DUF4260 domain-containing protein yields the protein MTPRTILRIEGGATLAAALYGYYLLDGPWWLLAVLALAPDLSMLGYLVDERIGSVVYNLGHTYTLPVALGAVGYGLDARILLLGALVWAGHIGADRLVGYGLKLTSGFDETHLSHPTAERKPRDRVPKPR from the coding sequence ATGACTCCGCGGACGATTCTCCGGATCGAGGGCGGCGCCACGCTCGCGGCAGCGCTGTACGGGTACTATCTCCTCGACGGCCCCTGGTGGCTCCTCGCCGTGCTCGCGCTCGCCCCCGACCTCTCGATGCTCGGATACCTCGTCGACGAACGGATCGGAAGTGTCGTCTACAACCTCGGACACACCTACACGCTCCCGGTCGCGCTGGGCGCGGTCGGATACGGTCTCGACGCGCGGATCCTGCTGCTCGGCGCGCTGGTGTGGGCCGGCCACATCGGCGCCGACCGACTCGTCGGCTACGGGCTCAAACTGACGTCAGGATTCGACGAGACGCACCTATCGCACCCGACCGCAGAACGGAAGCCCCGCGACCGAGTGCCGAAGCCTCGCTGA
- the artA gene encoding archaeosortase A, with protein sequence MPGLLSDALAWVVILTFAVGALSEDRSERVARYLTAAAWVGFAGFWLQLVPHFAFVHKSYVEGILAVAAVPASLYTAYLLWNGRDSLFVLSRAVAAMGLIYLPFETIPAFSLFGVGVPAPRGILMETVAAQTGYLVNAFGYHPEMIVGEQGYLNTFLFFDGEHRLTVSVVLACTGLGSIAIFAGLIAAVKAPLRRKLRAMAVAVPIIYALNLLRTTFITIAFGKQYMQWFVDEVLLLFGSSDPYMVSFFISDRIISQLLAVVVLVGITYLVVRELPELLTVIEDVLFLVTGDEYDLESELGLNRPGA encoded by the coding sequence ATGCCGGGGCTGCTCTCCGACGCGCTCGCGTGGGTCGTGATCCTGACGTTCGCCGTCGGAGCGCTCTCCGAAGACAGAAGCGAGCGGGTCGCGCGGTATCTCACCGCCGCCGCGTGGGTCGGCTTCGCGGGCTTTTGGCTCCAGTTGGTGCCGCACTTCGCGTTCGTCCACAAGAGCTACGTCGAAGGGATCCTCGCGGTCGCGGCCGTGCCGGCGTCGCTGTATACGGCCTATCTGCTGTGGAACGGCCGCGACTCGCTGTTCGTGCTCTCCCGCGCGGTCGCCGCGATGGGCCTGATCTACCTCCCGTTCGAGACGATCCCCGCGTTCTCGCTGTTCGGCGTCGGGGTGCCGGCTCCGCGCGGGATCCTGATGGAGACCGTCGCCGCCCAGACCGGCTACCTCGTGAACGCGTTCGGATACCACCCCGAGATGATCGTCGGCGAGCAGGGGTATCTGAACACGTTCCTCTTTTTCGACGGCGAGCACCGCCTGACGGTCTCGGTCGTGCTCGCGTGTACCGGGCTGGGGAGCATCGCCATCTTCGCCGGGCTGATCGCCGCGGTGAAGGCGCCGCTGCGCCGGAAACTGCGCGCGATGGCGGTCGCCGTCCCGATCATCTACGCCCTGAATCTGCTGCGGACGACGTTCATCACGATCGCCTTCGGCAAGCAGTACATGCAGTGGTTCGTCGACGAGGTCCTCCTGCTCTTCGGCTCGTCGGACCCGTACATGGTCTCGTTTTTCATCTCGGATCGGATCATCAGCCAGCTGCTCGCGGTGGTCGTCCTCGTCGGGATCACCTACCTCGTCGTCCGGGAGCTCCCCGAGCTGCTGACCGTGATCGAGGACGTGCTCTTCCTCGTGACCGGCGACGAGTACGACCTCGAATCCGAACTCGGGCTGAATCGGCCGGGCGCCTGA
- a CDS encoding VOC family protein → MSGVLDHVMMRVEDLEESLDWYTTHLDYEEKGRWEADTFTNVYLGPEEMHDEGAMLELTYNHDDRTYEMGDAWGHIAVRVPEGELEEHYEQLLDEGVEDYRDPESCGGRYAFVKDPDGHEVEIVQRDADLPTWSLDHTMIRVEDADEALGFWARKFEYVPDGRWESDTFANYFMKPRGASDAAMTVELTYNYDGRSYTMGDAWGHLCVRADDLHDYWETLMEREADDYRDPASCEDRYAFTRDQDGHEIEILNPES, encoded by the coding sequence ATGTCCGGCGTACTCGATCACGTGATGATGCGGGTCGAAGATCTCGAGGAGTCGCTCGACTGGTACACGACGCATCTGGACTACGAGGAGAAGGGCCGCTGGGAGGCGGACACCTTCACGAACGTCTATCTCGGCCCCGAGGAGATGCACGACGAGGGGGCGATGCTCGAACTCACCTACAACCACGACGACCGCACCTACGAGATGGGCGACGCCTGGGGCCACATCGCCGTCCGCGTCCCCGAGGGCGAACTCGAAGAACACTACGAGCAGCTGCTGGACGAGGGCGTCGAGGACTACCGCGACCCCGAGTCCTGCGGCGGCCGCTACGCCTTCGTGAAGGACCCCGACGGCCACGAGGTCGAGATCGTCCAGCGCGACGCCGACCTGCCCACCTGGAGCCTCGATCACACGATGATCCGCGTCGAGGACGCCGACGAGGCGCTCGGCTTCTGGGCGCGGAAGTTCGAGTACGTCCCCGACGGCCGCTGGGAGTCCGACACCTTCGCGAACTACTTCATGAAGCCGCGAGGCGCCTCCGACGCCGCGATGACCGTCGAGCTCACCTACAACTACGACGGCCGCTCGTACACGATGGGCGACGCCTGGGGCCACCTCTGTGTACGCGCCGACGACCTCCACGACTACTGGGAGACCCTGATGGAGCGCGAGGCCGACGACTACCGCGATCCCGCGTCGTGTGAGGACCGCTACGCGTTCACCAGAGACCAGGACGGCCACGAGATCGAGATCCTGAACCCCGAGTCGTAA
- a CDS encoding DUF21 domain-containing protein has protein sequence MDSLVVVLPSLVAVVVLLALSAFFSSSESAIFSLPDDWIRTAAADGSADGRTLQRLRSDPHRLLVTILVGNNVVNIAITSIVTLLVARFVPPGATVVVATVAVSVLVLVLGEIVPKSYGFGHARSWSLRVARPLSVVERLLAPLVFLFDAGTRRLTALVGGDVHIEEPYLDDDG, from the coding sequence ATGGATTCCCTCGTCGTGGTGCTTCCGTCGCTGGTCGCTGTCGTGGTCCTCCTGGCGCTCAGCGCCTTCTTCTCCAGCAGCGAGTCCGCGATCTTCTCGCTCCCGGACGACTGGATTCGGACGGCGGCGGCCGACGGATCGGCCGACGGCCGCACGCTCCAGCGGCTCCGCTCGGACCCGCACCGGCTCCTGGTGACGATCCTCGTCGGCAACAACGTCGTCAACATCGCGATCACGAGCATCGTCACCCTGCTCGTGGCGCGCTTCGTCCCGCCCGGCGCCACCGTCGTCGTGGCGACCGTGGCCGTGAGCGTGCTCGTCTTGGTCCTCGGCGAGATCGTTCCCAAGTCCTACGGCTTCGGGCACGCCCGGTCGTGGTCGCTCCGGGTGGCGCGCCCGCTCTCGGTGGTCGAGCGCCTGCTCGCGCCGCTGGTGTTCCTGTTCGACGCCGGGACGCGGCGGCTGACCGCGCTCGTCGGCGGCGACGTCCACATCGAGGAGCCGTACCTCGACGACGACGGATAG
- a CDS encoding TIGR04206 family protein, whose product MSVLGALLAIPWSVQVFAVGDATFLFAWGLVNTNPPSVTTLFDFLFVYTRGLPAYILAWPLSTLCYAAALASAAVGWRTGREDPRVTAGLLVVGAVAQFRLAWGFSVQPGRTAWPVASVAFLAVAWWGYWPVLRQSVGR is encoded by the coding sequence ATGTCCGTTCTCGGGGCTCTGTTGGCGATCCCCTGGTCCGTCCAGGTCTTCGCCGTCGGCGACGCCACCTTCCTCTTCGCGTGGGGGCTCGTGAACACGAACCCGCCGTCGGTGACGACGCTGTTCGACTTCCTCTTCGTGTACACGCGCGGACTGCCGGCGTACATCCTCGCGTGGCCGCTGTCGACGCTGTGCTACGCCGCCGCGCTCGCGAGCGCCGCCGTCGGCTGGCGGACGGGGCGCGAGGATCCGCGGGTGACGGCGGGGCTACTCGTCGTCGGCGCGGTCGCACAGTTCCGCCTCGCGTGGGGCTTTTCGGTCCAGCCCGGACGGACCGCGTGGCCGGTCGCGTCGGTCGCGTTCCTCGCCGTCGCGTGGTGGGGCTACTGGCCCGTGCTCCGCCAGTCCGTCGGTCGGTAG